A genomic window from Psychrilyobacter piezotolerans includes:
- a CDS encoding methylaspartate ammonia-lyase: MKIIDIICSAGKTGFYFDDQRAIKAGAGHDGFDYVGEPVTEGFSRIRQAGESISVMFILEDGQVAHGDCAAVQYSGAGGRDPLFLASDFIPVIKNEIAPKLIGRDINEFRPLAEEIDTMELNGKRLHTAIRYGLTQAILDAAAKANKITMAEVVKKEYATDVAIKRLPLFTQSGDDRKNNADKMIIKGADIMPHALINHVETKLGKDGSILKDYVKWLSDRVLKLRESEDYMPIFHIDVYGTIGVAFDQDIQKQADYLATLEEAAKPFHLRIEGPMDVEEREAQVEALSALTAELDKRGINVELVADEWCNTLEDIKLFADKKAGHVVQIKTPDLGGVNNIAEAVLYCNEKGIGSYVGGTCNETNRSAEVTTNIAMACGALQVLAKPGMGVDEGIMIVGNEMNRVEALVNSRK; encoded by the coding sequence ATGAAAATTATTGATATCATTTGTTCAGCAGGAAAGACAGGATTTTATTTTGACGACCAAAGAGCTATAAAGGCAGGAGCAGGTCATGACGGTTTTGATTACGTAGGAGAGCCAGTTACTGAAGGATTCTCAAGAATCAGACAAGCAGGAGAATCTATCTCTGTAATGTTTATCTTAGAAGACGGTCAAGTAGCTCACGGAGATTGTGCAGCAGTACAATATTCTGGTGCAGGTGGAAGAGATCCATTATTCTTAGCATCTGACTTTATCCCAGTTATCAAAAACGAAATAGCTCCAAAATTAATTGGAAGAGATATAAATGAATTCAGACCATTAGCTGAAGAGATAGATACAATGGAATTAAATGGAAAGAGATTGCATACAGCTATCAGATACGGATTAACTCAAGCTATCTTAGATGCAGCTGCTAAAGCAAACAAGATAACTATGGCAGAAGTAGTAAAAAAAGAATATGCAACTGACGTAGCAATCAAAAGATTACCATTATTCACTCAATCTGGAGACGACAGAAAGAATAATGCAGATAAGATGATAATAAAAGGTGCAGACATAATGCCGCATGCATTAATCAACCATGTTGAAACTAAATTAGGTAAAGATGGATCTATCTTAAAAGACTACGTAAAGTGGTTAAGCGACAGAGTATTAAAATTAAGAGAATCTGAAGATTATATGCCAATATTCCACATCGACGTATATGGAACTATCGGAGTAGCATTTGACCAGGATATCCAAAAGCAGGCTGACTACTTAGCTACATTAGAAGAAGCAGCAAAGCCGTTCCACTTAAGAATCGAAGGTCCTATGGACGTTGAAGAAAGAGAAGCTCAAGTTGAAGCATTATCAGCTCTAACTGCTGAATTAGACAAGAGAGGAATCAACGTAGAATTAGTTGCTGACGAATGGTGTAACACATTAGAGGATATTAAATTATTCGCTGATAAGAAAGCAGGACATGTAGTACAAATTAAAACTCCAGATTTAGGAGGAGTAAACAATATAGCAGAAGCAGTATTATACTGTAACGAAAAAGGAATCGGTTCTTATGTTGGTGGAACTTGTAACGAAACTAACAGATCAGCTGAAGTAACTACAAATATAGCAATGGCTTGTGGAGCATTACAAGTATTAGCTAAACCAGGAATGGGTGTAGACGAAGGTATCATGATCGTAGGAAACGAGATGAACAGAGTAGAAGCATTAGTAAATAGCAGAAAATAA
- the citD gene encoding citrate lyase acyl carrier protein — protein MKILKPAKAGTLESNDISIMLMPGNNGIEIELESIVEKQFGAEIRTLIENTLKELGVEDVMVKAIDKGALDYTIKARIETAVTRAGEM, from the coding sequence ATGAAAATATTAAAACCAGCTAAGGCAGGGACATTGGAATCAAATGATATCTCAATAATGTTGATGCCAGGTAACAATGGTATAGAGATAGAGTTAGAAAGTATTGTAGAAAAGCAGTTTGGTGCAGAGATAAGAACTTTAATAGAAAATACTTTAAAGGAATTAGGAGTAGAAGATGTTATGGTAAAAGCCATCGACAAGGGCGCTCTTGATTATACAATAAAGGCCAGGATTGAAACAGCAGTAACTAGGGCAGGTGAGATGTAA
- a CDS encoding HpcH/HpaI aldolase/citrate lyase family protein yields the protein MLRRSMLFMPGNNPGMLQTAEVFGSDSIILDLEDAVSLGEKDAARILIKGALKTFNYGTTEVVIRINPFSTPYALEDIDVMARLKPNAILLPKATPEDMKKLDEMLTKIEKEEGFEEGSIRIHALVETTYGVETVYETIKMSSRVDSVCLGGEDLAADLGVARTKDSEELFYARTKVVNACKALKIDAIDTPFTDTNDEAGLLADTIHAKKLGFTGKLSINPRQINTIHKVYSPTADEISWANRVMYAKDEAEKEGLGVFSLDGKMIDAPIITRAMNTLNTARVIGLIK from the coding sequence ATGTTAAGAAGAAGTATGTTATTTATGCCGGGAAATAACCCGGGAATGTTACAGACAGCTGAAGTTTTTGGATCGGATTCAATTATATTGGATTTAGAGGATGCTGTATCATTAGGAGAAAAAGATGCGGCCAGGATCTTAATCAAGGGAGCATTGAAGACGTTTAACTATGGAACTACAGAAGTAGTGATAAGAATCAATCCATTCTCAACTCCATATGCATTGGAAGATATAGATGTAATGGCCAGGTTGAAGCCAAATGCTATTTTATTACCTAAGGCAACACCTGAAGACATGAAAAAATTAGACGAAATGTTAACAAAGATAGAAAAAGAAGAAGGATTTGAGGAAGGATCTATCAGAATCCATGCTTTAGTAGAAACTACATACGGAGTAGAAACTGTCTATGAAACAATAAAAATGAGCAGCAGAGTTGATTCGGTTTGTTTAGGCGGGGAAGACCTGGCTGCTGATTTAGGAGTTGCTAGAACTAAAGATTCGGAAGAGTTATTCTATGCAAGAACAAAGGTTGTAAATGCCTGTAAGGCATTAAAAATAGATGCAATAGATACACCATTTACAGATACCAACGATGAAGCAGGATTGTTAGCCGATACAATTCATGCAAAAAAATTAGGATTTACCGGTAAACTGTCTATAAACCCCAGACAAATAAATACAATACATAAGGTATATTCTCCTACAGCTGATGAAATTTCATGGGCCAACAGGGTTATGTATGCTAAGGATGAAGCAGAAAAAGAGGGATTAGGAGTATTTTCTCTGGATGGAAAGATGATAGATGCACCTATCATAACTAGAGCAATGAATACATTGAATACCGCTAGGGTAATAGGATTAATAAAATAG
- the citF gene encoding citrate lyase subunit alpha: protein MKNILGREVPDNIKGYGEVKHYGGYLASKGTKTKRSIKLTNVLPGDEKLHDNLDVVLDKLPLKDGMVVSFHHHLRNGDFVLNMVMEKIAARGYKDITIAASSIFPCHGELVELIEKKVVTSIYAAYISGPVADAISAGKLENPAVMHTHGGRARIMESGDLSIDIAFIAAPTSDDYGNINGVDGKSACGALGYAYTDAETADITVAITDNLVEYPNTTIDIPQTLIDYVVVVDAIGDPNGIVSGTTQITKNPIGLKIANMTTELIKNSGYFKDGMSFQTGAGGVSLAVAADMKAEMIENNIKGSFASGGITGYIVDMYKEGLFKSLFDVQCFDLAAIKSAKENPGHMTMSASMYANADNKGSVVNKLDVVILGATEIDTDFNVNVTTTSDGTIMGGSGGHADTSAGAKLAIIVTQLANSRISAIKDRVTALTTPGETVDVIVTERGIAINPKRTELIERLKETNLPIMTIEQLKDIAEGMTGKPKEVEFTDEIVAVIEYRDGTVLDVVRKAK from the coding sequence ATGAAAAATATCTTAGGTAGAGAAGTACCTGATAATATAAAAGGTTATGGAGAAGTAAAACATTATGGTGGATACCTGGCATCTAAAGGGACAAAAACTAAAAGATCAATTAAATTGACCAATGTTTTACCTGGAGATGAAAAATTACATGATAATTTAGATGTGGTATTGGATAAATTACCGTTAAAAGACGGGATGGTAGTTTCATTTCATCATCATTTGAGAAATGGAGACTTTGTTTTAAATATGGTAATGGAAAAGATAGCAGCCAGAGGTTATAAGGATATAACCATTGCAGCCAGTTCAATCTTCCCGTGTCATGGTGAATTAGTAGAATTGATAGAAAAAAAAGTAGTAACCAGTATATATGCTGCCTATATATCCGGACCAGTAGCAGATGCTATCTCAGCTGGGAAATTGGAAAACCCGGCAGTAATGCATACCCACGGGGGAAGAGCCAGAATAATGGAATCAGGGGATCTAAGTATAGATATAGCCTTTATAGCAGCTCCTACATCGGATGATTATGGAAATATAAATGGTGTAGACGGTAAATCAGCTTGCGGAGCATTGGGATACGCATATACAGATGCAGAAACGGCTGATATCACAGTGGCTATCACAGATAACCTGGTAGAATACCCGAATACAACTATTGATATTCCCCAGACACTTATAGACTATGTAGTAGTAGTAGATGCCATAGGAGATCCCAATGGAATCGTATCAGGAACTACCCAGATCACTAAAAATCCAATTGGATTAAAAATAGCAAATATGACGACAGAACTGATCAAAAACTCCGGATATTTTAAAGATGGGATGAGTTTCCAGACTGGAGCCGGAGGAGTATCCCTGGCAGTAGCAGCAGACATGAAGGCTGAGATGATCGAAAATAATATCAAAGGAAGTTTTGCTTCTGGAGGGATAACAGGCTATATAGTGGATATGTATAAAGAGGGATTATTTAAATCGCTGTTTGATGTACAGTGTTTTGACCTGGCAGCTATAAAATCAGCTAAAGAAAATCCAGGACATATGACTATGTCGGCATCTATGTATGCAAATGCAGACAATAAGGGTTCTGTAGTAAATAAATTGGATGTAGTTATATTAGGAGCTACAGAGATAGACACAGACTTCAATGTAAATGTAACTACTACTTCCGACGGGACTATCATGGGTGGTTCAGGCGGGCATGCAGATACATCAGCTGGAGCCAAATTAGCCATAATAGTAACCCAGTTAGCTAACTCCAGAATATCAGCTATAAAAGACAGGGTAACTGCTCTGACTACTCCAGGGGAAACTGTGGATGTGATAGTAACTGAAAGAGGAATAGCGATCAATCCTAAGAGAACAGAATTAATCGAGAGATTGAAGGAAACTAACCTACCTATCATGACAATTGAGCAGTTAAAAGATATTGCTGAAGGTATGACAGGTAAACCAAAAGAAGTAGAGTTTACCGATGAGATAGTGGCAGTAATCGAATACAGAGACGGAACTGTGTTAGATGTAGTGAGAAAGGCAAAATAA
- a CDS encoding DEAD/DEAH box helicase: protein MLFNELNLVEPLLEAIKKKGYIEATPIQEQAIPLIMDGRDIIGSSQTGTGKTAAFALPILQKIALDGKSKDLTALILAPTRELALQIEESVHSYGKNTRVTSAVIFGGVSPIKQIHKLKTGPNIIVATPGRLLDLISKGYLNLELVDQLVIDEADRMLDMGMIHEVRKIISKLPEERQTMLFSATMPDEIKDLVKTALIDPVDISVSPTSSTVDTVNQSIYLVDKGDKPALLLHVLKKQKISSAIIFARTKFRANDINEMLLEAGYKSDVIHGERSQSARQRTIRDLKNGNIQFLVATDLASRGLDIDDLSHVINYDLTSIPETYVHRIGRTGRAGSEGISISFCDVEEKRFLRTIQKTIDKTIYVEKDHPYHLRDEKPSFSDLQAAREERNKKKYDFKGTSTGRKKPSRRGKKGPSRKPKSFKKGS, encoded by the coding sequence ATGTTATTTAACGAATTAAATTTAGTTGAACCATTATTAGAAGCCATTAAAAAAAAGGGCTACATAGAGGCTACACCTATACAGGAACAGGCTATCCCACTTATTATGGATGGAAGAGACATCATAGGATCTTCCCAGACGGGAACCGGTAAAACAGCAGCCTTTGCCCTTCCAATCCTGCAAAAAATTGCTTTAGACGGTAAATCCAAGGATCTGACAGCATTGATCTTAGCTCCTACCAGGGAATTGGCACTCCAGATAGAGGAAAGTGTCCATTCATACGGAAAAAATACCAGAGTTACCAGTGCTGTAATTTTTGGAGGAGTTTCACCCATAAAGCAGATCCACAAACTTAAAACAGGACCAAATATCATCGTAGCTACCCCTGGTAGATTACTGGATCTGATTTCAAAGGGTTACCTTAACTTAGAGCTGGTAGACCAATTGGTAATCGATGAGGCTGACCGTATGCTGGATATGGGTATGATCCACGAAGTTCGTAAGATCATCTCAAAATTACCAGAGGAGAGACAGACTATGCTCTTTTCTGCTACCATGCCAGATGAGATAAAAGACTTGGTAAAAACTGCATTGATTGATCCGGTGGATATCTCGGTATCACCTACATCTTCCACTGTAGACACTGTTAACCAGAGTATATACCTGGTAGACAAGGGAGATAAGCCGGCTCTGCTGCTTCATGTTTTAAAAAAACAAAAGATAAGTTCTGCAATTATCTTTGCCAGAACCAAGTTTAGAGCCAACGATATCAATGAGATGTTATTGGAGGCAGGATATAAATCAGACGTTATCCATGGAGAAAGATCCCAGTCTGCCAGACAGAGAACTATCAGGGATTTAAAAAATGGAAATATTCAATTTTTAGTAGCTACAGACCTGGCTTCCAGAGGTCTCGATATAGATGACCTTTCCCACGTTATAAACTACGATCTTACCAGTATTCCTGAAACTTATGTTCATAGGATTGGAAGAACAGGTAGAGCAGGCAGCGAGGGAATCTCGATTTCATTTTGTGACGTAGAAGAAAAAAGGTTCCTCAGGACCATCCAAAAAACTATAGATAAAACTATCTATGTTGAAAAGGATCACCCTTACCACCTTAGAGATGAAAAACCTTCTTTTTCTGATCTACAGGCAGCCAGGGAAGAAAGAAATAAGAAAAAATATGACTTTAAAGGAACTTCTACAGGAAGAAAGAAACCAAGTAGAAGGGGTAAAAAAGGTCCTTCCAGAAAACCTAAAAGTTTCAAGAAGGGTAGTTAA